In the genome of Solibacillus silvestris, one region contains:
- a CDS encoding pyruvate carboxylase (biotin-containing enzyme that catalyzes a two step carboxylation of pyruvate to oxaloacetate) — protein MKSIQKILVANRGEIAIRILRACNELHIKTVAIYSREDSGSYHRYKADEAYIVGVGKKPIDAYLDIEGIIKIAKEANVDAIHPGYGFLSENVDFARRCEEEGIQFIGPTSKHLDMFGDKVKAREQAVSAQIPVIPGTDGPVANLQEVEQFSDSYGFPIMIKAALGGGGRGMRLVNSKEELQSAYERAKSEAKAAFGSDEVYVEKAIIKPKHIEVQIIGDIHGNIVHLYERDCSIQRRHQKVVEIAPSNSISEQLRNDICDAAVKLMKNVGYINAGTVEFLVADNQFYFIEVNPRIQVEHTITEMITGLDIVHAQIKVAEGLDLHSKEVGIPAQDKIPLFGYAIQSRVTTEDPANDFMPDTGKLMVYRSSGGFGVRLDAGNGFQGAVVTPYYDSLLVKISTWGMTFEEAAAKMDRNLREFRIRGVKTNIPFLGNVVLHEKFIKGEFDTSFIDTTPELFEFPERKDRGTKLLNYIGNVTLNGFPGVEKRTKPIFVQPDKPKLDILIPSPAGTKQILDAQGADGLVKWIKEQEDVLLTDTTFRDAHQSLLATRVRTQDMLEIADETSRLMHDYFSLEMWGGATFDVAYRFLSENPWDRLEKLRKKIPNVLFQMLLRGANAVGYTNYPDNLIREFIQESASSGVDVFRIFDSLNWIKGMEVAIDEVRNSGKVAEAAICYTGDILDDSRAKYTVQYYKDMARELEATGAHILAIKDMAGLLKPQAAYRLISELKDATSLPIHLHTHDTSGNGIFLYAKAIEAGVDIIDTALGSMAGLTSQPSANSLYYAMKGSERNVRGDIESLEKLSYYWEDVRKYYVDFESGMNAPHSEIYVHEMPGGQYSNLQQQAKAVGLGDRWDEVKTMYSRVNLMFGDIVKVTPSSKVVGDMALFMVQNDLTEDNIVERGQTIDFPESVIEFFQGYLGQPHGGFPEEIQKVVLKDRTPITVRPGELLPPVDFDQLTAELTEKYGRAPSKQDVLAYALYPKVFEQYIDAVNAFGDVSVLDTPTFFYGLKIGEEIEVEIEKGKTLIVKLVSIGEPQHDGTRIIYFELNGQSRELVIQDLTVEVDGSIALKADPSNPNQIGATMPGTVLKVVVNKGSTVKRGEHLLITEAMKMETTVQAPKDGIVKEIYAKAGDAISTGDLLIELE, from the coding sequence ATGAAGTCGATTCAAAAGATTTTAGTTGCAAACCGTGGCGAAATCGCCATCCGTATTTTACGCGCCTGTAATGAGTTACATATTAAAACAGTGGCAATTTATTCTCGTGAAGATAGCGGATCTTATCACCGTTATAAAGCAGACGAGGCATATATCGTTGGCGTAGGGAAAAAACCGATTGATGCTTATTTGGATATTGAAGGCATCATTAAGATTGCAAAAGAGGCCAACGTGGATGCGATTCATCCTGGGTACGGTTTTTTATCTGAAAATGTTGATTTCGCGCGTCGTTGTGAAGAAGAAGGTATTCAATTTATTGGACCGACTTCAAAGCATCTTGATATGTTTGGTGACAAAGTAAAAGCGCGTGAACAGGCAGTTTCTGCACAAATCCCGGTTATTCCTGGTACGGATGGTCCTGTAGCAAACTTGCAGGAAGTAGAACAGTTTAGTGATTCATATGGCTTCCCGATCATGATTAAAGCGGCTCTTGGCGGTGGCGGACGTGGAATGCGTTTAGTTAATTCCAAAGAAGAACTGCAATCGGCTTATGAGCGTGCAAAATCTGAAGCGAAAGCCGCATTTGGCTCGGATGAAGTATATGTGGAGAAGGCGATTATTAAGCCGAAGCATATTGAAGTACAAATTATCGGGGATATACACGGTAATATTGTCCATCTCTATGAACGGGATTGTTCGATTCAACGTCGTCATCAAAAGGTTGTGGAAATTGCACCGTCAAATTCCATTTCCGAACAGCTCCGTAATGATATTTGTGATGCGGCTGTGAAGTTGATGAAAAATGTCGGCTATATTAATGCAGGGACTGTCGAGTTTTTAGTTGCAGACAATCAATTTTATTTCATCGAAGTAAATCCGCGTATTCAAGTTGAACATACGATTACAGAAATGATTACCGGTCTTGATATTGTGCATGCACAAATTAAAGTTGCAGAAGGACTTGACCTTCATTCAAAAGAAGTAGGAATCCCTGCGCAAGACAAAATTCCGCTGTTCGGTTACGCAATTCAGTCTCGTGTTACAACGGAAGACCCTGCGAATGACTTTATGCCGGATACAGGGAAATTAATGGTATACCGTTCAAGTGGCGGCTTTGGTGTTCGTCTGGACGCAGGAAATGGCTTCCAGGGTGCTGTTGTCACTCCATACTATGATTCCTTGCTTGTGAAAATCTCGACTTGGGGAATGACGTTTGAAGAAGCTGCGGCGAAGATGGACCGTAACTTACGTGAATTCCGTATTCGAGGTGTGAAAACGAATATTCCGTTTTTAGGAAATGTTGTTTTACATGAAAAGTTCATAAAAGGCGAATTTGATACAAGTTTTATCGATACGACACCTGAATTGTTTGAATTCCCGGAACGTAAAGACCGTGGAACGAAACTATTAAACTATATCGGGAATGTCACATTAAATGGATTCCCAGGTGTTGAAAAACGTACAAAGCCTATTTTTGTACAGCCAGATAAGCCAAAATTAGATATTCTTATTCCTTCTCCAGCAGGCACAAAGCAAATTCTTGATGCGCAGGGTGCAGATGGACTTGTGAAATGGATTAAAGAACAAGAAGATGTTTTACTGACAGACACGACATTCCGTGATGCCCATCAATCATTGCTTGCAACGCGTGTACGTACGCAGGATATGCTTGAAATTGCAGACGAAACTTCCCGTTTAATGCATGACTATTTCTCGCTTGAAATGTGGGGTGGGGCAACGTTTGATGTTGCATACCGTTTCTTAAGTGAAAATCCTTGGGACCGTTTGGAAAAACTTAGAAAGAAAATTCCGAATGTTCTGTTTCAAATGCTGTTACGCGGAGCGAATGCGGTGGGTTATACGAACTATCCGGATAATCTGATTCGTGAATTTATTCAGGAATCCGCTTCTTCAGGTGTGGACGTTTTCCGAATTTTCGACTCGCTTAACTGGATTAAAGGAATGGAAGTAGCAATCGATGAAGTACGCAATAGCGGAAAAGTGGCGGAAGCGGCAATCTGTTACACTGGCGATATTTTAGATGACAGCCGAGCGAAATATACGGTTCAATACTACAAAGATATGGCACGTGAACTAGAGGCGACGGGCGCACATATTTTAGCAATTAAAGATATGGCGGGACTACTGAAACCACAGGCAGCATACCGACTTATTTCCGAGTTGAAGGATGCGACAAGTCTGCCAATCCACTTGCACACACATGATACGAGCGGTAACGGAATTTTCTTATATGCGAAAGCAATTGAAGCGGGTGTTGATATTATTGATACAGCACTAGGTTCAATGGCTGGTTTAACATCACAGCCAAGCGCAAACTCATTGTACTATGCAATGAAAGGTTCTGAACGTAATGTACGTGGAGATATCGAAAGCCTGGAAAAATTGTCGTACTACTGGGAAGATGTTCGTAAATATTACGTTGATTTTGAAAGTGGCATGAATGCACCACATTCTGAAATTTATGTACATGAAATGCCTGGCGGTCAATACAGCAACCTGCAGCAACAAGCAAAAGCAGTCGGTTTAGGCGATCGATGGGATGAAGTAAAGACAATGTATTCCCGTGTAAATCTAATGTTCGGTGATATTGTAAAAGTGACACCGTCATCTAAAGTCGTAGGGGATATGGCGTTGTTTATGGTACAAAATGATTTAACGGAAGACAATATTGTTGAGCGTGGACAAACAATTGATTTCCCTGAATCTGTTATTGAATTTTTCCAAGGTTATTTAGGACAGCCGCATGGCGGATTCCCGGAAGAAATTCAAAAAGTTGTCTTGAAGGATCGTACGCCTATTACGGTTCGCCCAGGAGAATTATTGCCGCCTGTTGATTTTGATCAGCTGACAGCAGAATTGACTGAAAAGTATGGACGAGCACCATCTAAACAAGACGTATTGGCCTATGCGCTTTACCCGAAAGTATTTGAGCAATATATTGATGCTGTAAATGCATTCGGCGATGTTTCTGTACTCGATACGCCTACATTCTTCTATGGATTGAAAATTGGCGAAGAAATTGAAGTAGAAATCGAAAAAGGTAAGACACTGATTGTTAAGCTCGTATCAATCGGCGAACCACAGCATGACGGAACACGTATTATTTATTTTGAACTGAATGGCCAATCTCGTGAACTGGTAATTCAAGACTTAACGGTTGAAGTTGACGGAAGCATTGCTTTGAAAGCCGATCCGTCCAACCCGAACCAAATTGGTGCAACAATGCCGGGTACTGTTCTAAAAGTTGTTGTTAATAAAGGAAGCACAGTAAAACGTGGCGAGCATTTATTAATTACTGAAGCGATGAAAATGGAAACAACAGTACAAGCGCCGAAAGACGGTATTGTAAAAGAAATCTATGCAAAAGCAGGAGATGCCATCTCGACAGGTGATCTGCTTATTGAATTAGAATAA
- a CDS encoding heme A synthase: MHQKYYKFLKWFAVLSTLGMLLILQGGALVTKTDSGLGCGRNWPDCNGSLIPKEITTEVLIEFSHRLVTGSVSIFILILVIWTWRALGHIREVKLLGFLALFFLALQALIGAAQVLWGQGDFILALHFGISLISFAAVLLLTLIVFEVDKKFDADRLYMSRKLRIHTICVTLYSYVVVYTGALVRHTDASLVCPDWPFCRNDQPMTMPYNMYEWVQMGHRFAVLIFVVWIAYIAIHVIRNYKNQRIIFWGWTIALSLVILQVIAGMLVVLLKLHLFVSLMHSLLITLLFGLLCYLIMLVSRSK; encoded by the coding sequence ATGCATCAAAAATATTACAAATTTTTAAAATGGTTTGCTGTTTTATCTACCCTCGGCATGTTGCTCATCCTTCAAGGTGGAGCACTAGTTACAAAGACTGACAGCGGATTGGGCTGTGGTAGAAACTGGCCGGACTGCAACGGCTCATTAATACCGAAAGAAATTACTACCGAAGTATTAATAGAATTTTCTCACCGTCTTGTAACAGGGTCAGTATCCATTTTTATTCTTATTCTTGTTATTTGGACATGGCGCGCACTAGGCCATATTCGTGAAGTTAAGCTCTTAGGATTTTTGGCATTGTTCTTTCTTGCTCTTCAGGCACTCATTGGAGCTGCCCAAGTATTATGGGGACAAGGTGACTTTATTTTAGCGTTACATTTCGGAATTTCATTAATCTCATTTGCAGCTGTACTGCTGCTTACCTTGATTGTATTTGAAGTCGACAAAAAATTTGATGCCGATCGATTGTACATGAGCAGGAAATTAAGAATACATACTATTTGCGTTACTTTATATTCATATGTAGTTGTTTATACAGGGGCTCTTGTACGTCATACCGATGCTAGTCTTGTTTGTCCGGACTGGCCGTTCTGCCGTAACGATCAGCCAATGACGATGCCGTACAATATGTATGAGTGGGTTCAGATGGGGCACCGTTTTGCAGTGTTAATCTTTGTTGTTTGGATTGCCTATATTGCTATCCATGTTATCAGAAACTACAAAAATCAGCGGATAATTTTCTGGGGCTGGACAATCGCCCTTTCACTTGTTATTTTACAAGTGATTGCAGGCATGCTCGTAGTCCTGTTAAAACTTCACTTATTCGTTTCATTAATGCACTCGTTATTAATAACACTTCTATTCGGTTTATTATGTTATTTGATTATGCTAGTTTCAAGGTCGAAATAA
- a CDS encoding cytochrome B, translating to MMKGLKKWRLFSLLTVMTVFLSACGEEYISTLRPSGQVGKEQLNILYLSIAIMALVVIVVSTIYLVAFFKFRRSKVGEDHMPKQVEGSHTLEVIWTVIPIILLLILAVPTLHYTYKFSNVAAMDKVDESGNNTALTVNVTAKLYWWEFEYPNQGIITAQELVVPTGEKVYFNLIASDVKHSFWIPAIGGKMDTNVDGINKFYLQFDRESAGLNDGEGVFYGKCAELCGPSHALMDFKVKALEPEAFNAWVTAMQATEGATADKESSNLGEATFANSCLGCHAVSGVAGNGLGPNLTTFGDRNRVAGYMEHTVENTANWIYLPSEYKPGNTMPDKLVTEEEAQAIADYLMTLSVEK from the coding sequence ATGATGAAAGGGCTTAAAAAATGGCGTTTATTCTCGTTATTAACAGTAATGACAGTATTCCTTTCAGCATGTGGTGAAGAGTATATTTCGACGCTTCGTCCATCTGGTCAAGTCGGTAAAGAGCAATTAAACATCTTATATTTATCCATAGCTATTATGGCATTAGTCGTAATTGTCGTATCGACAATTTATTTAGTTGCTTTCTTTAAATTCCGCCGTTCAAAAGTTGGCGAAGACCATATGCCGAAGCAAGTGGAAGGAAGCCATACTTTAGAGGTGATTTGGACAGTTATTCCGATTATTTTACTACTTATCTTAGCTGTTCCAACACTGCACTATACGTATAAATTTTCAAATGTTGCTGCAATGGACAAAGTAGACGAAAGCGGTAACAATACAGCACTTACAGTAAATGTTACGGCAAAATTATACTGGTGGGAATTTGAATATCCAAACCAAGGAATTATTACAGCACAGGAACTGGTTGTTCCTACAGGAGAAAAAGTATACTTCAACTTAATCGCATCTGATGTGAAGCACTCATTCTGGATTCCGGCTATTGGCGGAAAAATGGATACGAACGTTGATGGTATCAACAAATTCTATTTACAGTTTGATAGAGAATCAGCCGGGTTAAACGATGGTGAAGGCGTATTCTACGGAAAATGTGCGGAGTTATGTGGTCCTTCACATGCTTTAATGGACTTCAAAGTAAAAGCACTTGAGCCGGAAGCGTTTAACGCGTGGGTAACAGCAATGCAGGCTACTGAAGGTGCTACAGCGGATAAAGAGTCATCTAATTTAGGTGAAGCGACATTTGCCAACTCTTGCTTAGGATGTCACGCAGTATCCGGAGTTGCAGGAAATGGATTAGGTCCTAACTTAACAACTTTCGGCGATCGTAACCGTGTTGCCGGTTACATGGAGCATACAGTAGAAAACACGGCAAACTGGATTTATTTACCTTCTGAATACAAACCAGGTAATACAATGCCGGATAAACTTGTGACAGAAGAAGAAGCACAAGCGATTGCTGACTATTTAATGACATTATCAGTTGAAAAGTAA
- a CDS encoding cytochrome ubiquinol oxidase subunit I codes for MSSVTQKKGFGAHVWDYLTTVDHKKIAIMYLAAGTLFFAIAGFEALLMRIQLMFPESTFISAGLFNELLTMHGTTMLFLAATPIIFAFMNAVVPLQIGARDVAFPFLNSLGFWLFFIGAVFLHLSFFLGGAPDAGWTSYASLSLYSPGHGIDFYILGLQISGAGTLISGINFIVTIITMRAPGMTFMRMPLFTWTTLVSSSLILFAFPPLTGGLFLMLVDRMFGANFFDHTMGGNTIIWEHLFWIFGHPEVYILVLPAFGLFSEIIPVFARKRLFGYSSMVFATILIGFLGFMVWAHHMFTVGLGATANAIFAVATMAIAVPTGMKVFNWILTIWGGSIKVTVPMLYALGFIPSFVAGGVTGVMQATAPLDYQLHDSYFIVAHFHYVIVGGIVTGLFGSAHFYWPIMFNRALNPKLGMITFWMFFIGFHLTFFIQHFLGLMGMPRRVFTYMDGQGWDLFNFISSIGAIMMGIGVVLLVIDAILSIKSEPVNRRDYWGDGRSLEWAIETPLPFYNFKQTPLIRGYDPYWIEKEEGNKEGMVYAEPLGEIHMPNNSILPFIMSIGMMIAAFGALYSPWGDQVQAGTATGTTPAISLALIIGGLGLTIACMITRSFKDDLGFHVTVDEIEKVEADLAHYRATGNKGGIK; via the coding sequence GTGAGCTCTGTTACACAGAAAAAGGGCTTTGGAGCACATGTATGGGACTATTTAACAACGGTCGATCATAAAAAGATCGCGATCATGTATTTAGCAGCCGGTACTCTGTTCTTCGCAATTGCAGGATTTGAAGCGTTATTGATGCGTATTCAATTAATGTTCCCTGAAAGTACATTCATTTCTGCAGGCCTATTTAACGAACTATTAACGATGCACGGCACAACGATGCTATTCTTAGCAGCAACACCAATAATATTTGCCTTTATGAATGCGGTTGTACCACTTCAAATTGGTGCACGTGACGTTGCATTCCCATTTTTAAACTCATTAGGGTTTTGGTTATTCTTTATTGGAGCAGTATTCCTTCACCTTTCATTCTTTTTAGGTGGAGCACCTGATGCAGGTTGGACTTCTTATGCATCATTATCTTTATACTCACCAGGCCATGGTATTGACTTCTATATTCTTGGTCTGCAAATTTCGGGTGCAGGTACGTTAATTTCAGGTATTAACTTCATCGTAACAATCATTACGATGCGTGCACCGGGTATGACGTTCATGCGTATGCCTTTATTTACTTGGACGACTTTAGTATCAAGTTCATTAATTTTATTCGCATTCCCTCCACTTACAGGTGGATTGTTCTTAATGTTAGTTGACCGTATGTTTGGGGCAAACTTCTTTGATCATACAATGGGTGGTAATACAATTATTTGGGAGCACTTATTCTGGATTTTCGGTCACCCTGAAGTATACATTTTAGTACTGCCGGCATTTGGTTTATTCTCGGAAATTATTCCGGTTTTCGCTCGTAAACGATTATTCGGATACTCATCAATGGTATTCGCTACAATTTTAATCGGTTTCTTAGGGTTCATGGTATGGGCCCACCATATGTTCACAGTTGGTTTAGGTGCTACTGCGAACGCTATTTTCGCTGTTGCTACAATGGCGATCGCTGTTCCAACAGGGATGAAAGTCTTCAACTGGATTCTGACAATTTGGGGCGGTTCGATTAAAGTAACAGTGCCGATGCTTTATGCACTTGGATTTATCCCGTCATTCGTTGCGGGTGGGGTTACAGGAGTAATGCAGGCAACTGCACCACTTGATTATCAGCTGCACGATTCTTACTTTATCGTTGCTCACTTCCACTATGTAATCGTTGGTGGTATCGTAACAGGGTTATTCGGGTCAGCCCATTTCTACTGGCCAATTATGTTTAACCGTGCATTAAATCCTAAACTGGGAATGATAACTTTCTGGATGTTCTTCATCGGGTTCCACTTAACGTTCTTCATCCAGCATTTCTTAGGATTAATGGGTATGCCACGTCGTGTATTCACTTATATGGATGGTCAAGGTTGGGATTTATTCAACTTTATCTCGTCAATCGGTGCTATTATGATGGGAATCGGGGTAGTATTGTTAGTAATCGATGCAATATTATCGATTAAATCAGAACCGGTTAACCGTCGTGATTACTGGGGCGATGGTCGTTCACTTGAGTGGGCGATTGAAACACCGCTGCCATTCTATAACTTTAAACAAACACCACTTATTCGTGGTTATGATCCGTATTGGATTGAAAAAGAAGAAGGCAACAAAGAAGGTATGGTCTATGCTGAGCCATTAGGTGAAATCCATATGCCAAACAATTCAATTCTGCCATTCATTATGTCAATTGGAATGATGATTGCCGCATTTGGTGCTCTATACAGCCCGTGGGGAGATCAAGTTCAGGCTGGTACAGCTACAGGAACAACACCAGCCATTTCTTTAGCATTAATTATTGGCGGTCTAGGATTAACAATTGCATGTATGATCACTCGTTCGTTCAAAGACGATTTAGGATTCCATGTAACAGTTGATGAAATTGAAAAAGTGGAAGCGGATTTAGCTCACTACCGTGCAACAGGTAATAAAGGGGGTATCAAGTAA
- a CDS encoding cytochrome B oxidoreductase, which produces MDLNQKFTPQTWPKHPEQATMEGKNKLVGLWIFLASDTVLFASVFATYIALKDSGPAGMEFAAKDLYELPLAFVMTMLLLTSSLTSVYAMYHMRNFNYSGVRTWMGITVLLGLGFLALEIYEFQHYVHIGFGYTQSAFSSAFFTLVGMHGLHVIIGLVWITGLIIRNSSRGLNLYNAPKFFAASLYWHFIDVVWVFIFTVVYLMGVVG; this is translated from the coding sequence ATGGATCTTAATCAAAAATTTACTCCACAAACTTGGCCGAAACACCCTGAACAAGCTACTATGGAAGGGAAAAACAAGTTAGTTGGACTTTGGATTTTCCTGGCATCGGATACAGTATTATTCGCGAGTGTGTTTGCTACATATATCGCGCTTAAAGATAGCGGTCCGGCAGGGATGGAATTCGCGGCAAAGGATCTTTATGAATTACCGTTGGCGTTTGTGATGACAATGTTATTATTAACATCTTCATTAACTTCTGTATATGCGATGTACCATATGAGAAACTTTAACTATTCCGGTGTTCGTACTTGGATGGGCATTACAGTGTTATTGGGCTTAGGCTTCCTTGCACTGGAAATCTATGAATTCCAGCACTACGTACACATCGGGTTTGGTTATACACAATCGGCGTTCTCTTCTGCGTTCTTTACGCTCGTAGGGATGCACGGTTTGCACGTTATTATCGGTTTAGTTTGGATTACGGGATTAATCATCCGCAATAGTAGCCGTGGATTGAACTTATACAATGCACCGAAGTTCTTTGCAGCTTCACTGTACTGGCACTTCATTGACGTTGTATGGGTATTCATTTTCACGGTAGTCTATCTGATGGGAGTGGTTGGATAA
- a CDS encoding cytochrome B6, whose product MGHETHVEVRTQAQFEYDREHAKAHMRKQVVNFAIMIFLTFIAFAAVLADFAPTFIIPIILLLAGVQVVLQLYAFMHLEDRTTHMVGVIEFFIWSAAFIAFTFFLAFTTIIWWG is encoded by the coding sequence ATGGGACACGAAACTCATGTAGAAGTACGTACTCAGGCACAATTCGAATATGACAGAGAACATGCCAAAGCGCATATGCGTAAACAAGTAGTAAACTTTGCGATCATGATTTTCCTGACTTTTATCGCATTTGCCGCTGTACTGGCTGATTTTGCTCCAACATTTATCATTCCGATTATTTTATTATTGGCTGGAGTACAGGTAGTACTGCAACTTTATGCTTTTATGCACTTGGAAGATCGCACAACTCATATGGTTGGTGTTATTGAGTTCTTCATCTGGAGTGCAGCCTTCATCGCGTTTACGTTCTTCCTGGCGTTTACGACAATTATTTGGTGGGGTTAA
- a CDS encoding cytochrome c oxidase assembly factor CtaG, with protein MPISIFGFQALWSPYLFGFLLLVMAFYFLLTVTWREKFKVSEPLKKSEAAYFVLGIISFYIIKGSPIDLLGHIMFTMHMTQMAFLLLLVPIFFIKGIPWWVWQVVVEAPVMRTIFKIFTKPLVSIIVFIGLFSVYHLPSVFDTIKLNEIYHLAYTAVLFISAIFMYWPLLNNVEGQHEMKNMTKLAYIASNAVLITPACALIIFASSPMYGTYSDSDMWLKAMELCVPSSTLSGLTLSGPELFSSMDLLSDQQVGGVLMKIIQEIIFGVILFKIFRKWWNTERSNQQEITDNALKEFQNRTQY; from the coding sequence ATGCCAATAAGTATATTCGGTTTTCAAGCATTATGGAGCCCATATTTATTCGGGTTTTTATTACTCGTAATGGCATTCTATTTTTTATTGACTGTTACGTGGCGAGAAAAGTTTAAAGTTAGCGAGCCGTTAAAGAAAAGTGAAGCAGCATATTTTGTACTAGGTATCATTTCTTTTTATATAATTAAAGGATCTCCAATAGATTTGCTGGGTCATATTATGTTTACAATGCATATGACGCAAATGGCATTTTTATTATTATTAGTGCCGATATTCTTTATTAAAGGAATTCCATGGTGGGTTTGGCAAGTAGTTGTGGAAGCACCGGTTATGCGAACAATTTTTAAAATTTTCACAAAACCGCTCGTTTCTATTATCGTCTTTATTGGCTTATTTTCGGTCTACCATTTGCCATCTGTATTTGACACGATAAAATTAAACGAAATTTACCACCTGGCATATACAGCAGTTCTATTTATTTCTGCTATTTTTATGTACTGGCCATTATTGAATAATGTTGAAGGTCAGCATGAAATGAAGAATATGACTAAATTGGCCTATATTGCCTCGAATGCAGTATTAATAACGCCTGCCTGTGCGCTCATCATATTTGCTTCAAGCCCAATGTACGGTACATACAGTGATAGTGATATGTGGCTGAAGGCAATGGAATTATGTGTTCCTTCCTCTACATTGTCGGGACTTACATTGTCAGGACCAGAATTGTTCTCAAGCATGGATTTATTGAGCGATCAGCAAGTTGGCGGCGTATTGATGAAAATCATCCAGGAAATTATATTTGGTGTTATTTTATTTAAAATTTTCCGTAAGTGGTGGAATACAGAGCGCTCGAATCAGCAGGAAATTACGGATAATGCTTTAAAAGAGTTCCAAAATAGAACACAGTACTAA
- a CDS encoding UDP-N-acetylmuramoylalanyl-D-glutamate--2,6-diaminopimelate ligase, with product MQIGELIKDWPCTMKGSIRVEIKRVEDDANLILPGDAFIARKGNNSSGISYIDSALEKGAAAIVVDDENYFNEADLPVPIIWVPNCLSFIAYASAKIYNFPAEALTVIAVTGTNGKTTVTHFIGQILNQLDKRAMVIGTNGVFIDREKCYPEMEALTTLQAKNIQFLFKEAIRLDVPYVVLEASSIGLEKHRLDHCDIDIGIFLNVTEDHIEDHGSFERYKLSKQILSTLAKKNIINSDDSVCRSIGLATKGKRIFFGKGSHVDYFFQTLVDGPASTTCCIQHKKEKHIVNIPLVGDYQCSNVLAAISCIAQLDFPLSDICNTIGNLVLPEGRFEHVENQLGLSIVVDYAHTPDAMKMILQTLKKHTKRRLIVMFSCGGNRDKAKRPKMGMIASIYADYIILTTDNARNENPQQINKQIREGFSSTQEYIECLNRKEAIEHALNYAEKGDTIVLLGKGHEKTQQIGDKQKYFSDLVFVREMIRQLEKRRLNNH from the coding sequence GTGCAAATTGGAGAATTAATTAAAGACTGGCCGTGCACTATGAAGGGCTCCATTAGAGTGGAAATAAAACGAGTGGAAGACGATGCGAATCTTATTTTACCTGGAGATGCTTTTATCGCCAGGAAGGGAAATAATTCGAGTGGTATTTCGTATATTGATAGCGCTTTGGAAAAGGGCGCAGCAGCAATTGTAGTAGATGATGAAAATTACTTTAATGAAGCGGATTTACCTGTACCGATTATTTGGGTACCGAACTGTTTAAGTTTTATTGCTTATGCAAGTGCAAAAATTTATAATTTCCCTGCCGAAGCATTAACCGTAATCGCAGTAACGGGAACAAACGGCAAAACAACTGTTACACATTTTATAGGACAAATTTTAAACCAGTTGGATAAGCGCGCTATGGTGATCGGGACAAATGGTGTTTTTATCGACCGGGAAAAATGTTATCCGGAAATGGAAGCACTAACAACATTACAGGCGAAAAATATTCAATTTTTATTTAAAGAAGCAATCCGTCTTGATGTACCTTACGTTGTTCTGGAAGCTTCGTCCATTGGTCTGGAAAAGCACCGTCTGGATCATTGTGATATTGATATCGGTATTTTCTTGAATGTGACAGAAGATCATATTGAAGACCATGGTAGTTTTGAACGCTACAAACTATCCAAACAGATTTTATCGACTTTGGCGAAAAAAAATATTATAAACAGTGATGACAGTGTTTGTCGTTCAATCGGTTTAGCGACAAAAGGCAAGCGTATTTTTTTCGGCAAAGGGAGCCATGTCGACTACTTTTTCCAAACGCTAGTTGACGGACCAGCATCAACGACTTGCTGTATTCAGCATAAGAAAGAGAAGCATATAGTGAACATCCCGTTAGTGGGAGACTATCAATGCAGCAATGTGCTTGCAGCGATCAGCTGTATTGCACAACTTGATTTTCCGTTAAGTGACATCTGCAATACAATCGGAAATTTAGTATTGCCTGAAGGTCGTTTTGAGCATGTGGAAAATCAGTTAGGCTTATCGATCGTCGTCGATTATGCACATACACCGGATGCGATGAAAATGATTTTACAGACATTGAAAAAACATACAAAGCGCCGATTAATTGTCATGTTTAGTTGCGGCGGTAACCGAGACAAGGCAAAACGTCCAAAAATGGGAATGATTGCATCAATTTATGCGGATTATATTATTTTAACGACCGATAATGCTCGTAACGAAAATCCGCAGCAGATCAATAAACAGATCCGCGAAGGCTTTTCTTCTACACAGGAGTATATTGAGTGCCTCAACCGAAAAGAAGCCATTGAGCATGCACTTAATTATGCGGAAAAAGGCGATACAATCGTACTGTTAGGTAAAGGTCATGAAAAAACACAACAAATTGGAGACAAACAAAAATACTTTTCCGATTTAGTATTTGTTCGGGAAATGATAAGACAATTGGAAAAACGTAGGTTGAACAATCATTGA